From the Myripristis murdjan chromosome 14, fMyrMur1.1, whole genome shotgun sequence genome, one window contains:
- the LOC115371841 gene encoding AT-rich interactive domain-containing protein 5B isoform X1, translated as MEHNAIQWLGAPSCLRGGYAFYKSVSSTAQPGGPVQVWKLGEFYYIRCGPQEPACIAEVTLLWEDQTQRHLLASARLYFLPEDTPKGRTREHGEDEVLAVSRKMVVRVEDLVRWSCPEPASWRNTRTNGLHKAALSTNTPDKSSEPLRDKTDNGPVQQQQQQQQGVKVLSYPQYCRFRSLQRRIQDRAGGPGLQDPHLLALGGIRLALPNMRVMYCRDTFSHPTLESNSNFWWQFRCPSLSLRGRPRKRRGRDSKDSPTSSQSDSWIERMKENVMGSVEMGCEGGWLPHPEEQLFLDQLYTFMERHGSPIHKVPNLGFKKIDLFLMYSVVKRLGGYEKVTSERLWKVVYNELGGCPGSTSAATCTRRHYERLMLPYEEHLRAGGPELKVPESPAAPKPRGIRGRKPLPRGRKPSAKAREKKIITPPRAPAAQVVNPDGTVVVKRGRGRPPGKRNKATLIAQAKLLAQQQAKVKAAASQQQNATPAARGSPALSSQRKVQQPLQKAPAQAVHPALHPANLPLTPDLSPMSSPFLPFQPKPGKEQERGSSLTQPSSPGVLLSVPPRPFVGGSLGGFSPTKGMCPLDVFRSRLGLQRGLESPALTPQDPAQHHPAVYPLQPKSGSLDTPLPGSDQPQPQPQPHLLHHHHHRCTGCNLDDGAQRGGSRDGKNRPPLPPLRVLPLDLDCSVQVRQLMRTRLGSAQFQSFTRRLSEVLSQDLSAKPPCSPITPPPEQALPLNLSKRFLAKRPPSDDPEPRETAMNGGSGPQPSSKRPRDSCGDQVKAEDFSLGGRSGGSGGGRALEMKIQEEPADLSSPSRIRAFLLGLQPFHVKLEEDLNGASLVKPLPPPSEATSQRTEAEHGERGGNVTIEVKKEEETIKTEHDESERSEKESSQEDKPPNEEPAAVKAEFVKAEDVKMERQDVKEEAEASVASSMDQIGDLGGQQMPREEKMECDVEASAKGLPSPVLPQPTALALAQQS; from the exons GTGACTCTACTATGGGAGGACCAGACACAGCGCCACCTGCTTGCCAGCGCCAGACTGTACTTCCTACCTGAAGACACACCCAAGGGCCGCACTAGGGAGcatggagag GATGAGGTCCTGGCGGTGAGCAGGAAGATGGTGGTGCGGGTTGAGGACCTGGTCAGGTGGTCGTGTCCCGAGCCAGCAAGCTGGAGGAACACTAGGACCAACGGCCTTCACAAAGCTGCGCTCAGCACCAACACACCAGACAAGAGCAGTGAGCCGCTGCGGGACAAGACCGAca ATGGGccggtgcagcagcagcagcagcagcagcagggggtcAAGGTGCTCAGCTACCCGCAGTACTGCCGCTTCCGCTCGCTGCAGAGACGTATCCAGGACAGGGCGGGGGGGCCAGGGCTGCAGGACCCCCACCTGCTGGCCCTGGGCGGCATCAGGTTGGCGCTGCCCAACATGCGCGTGATGTACTGCAGGGACACCTTCAGCCACCCGACGCTGGAGAGCAACAGCAACTTCTGGTGGCAGTTCA gaTGCCCGTCTCTCAGTTTGAGAGGTCGACCTCGCAAGAGGAGAGGCCGTGACAGCAAAGACTCTCCGACCTCCAGCCAGTCAGACTCCTGGATCGAGAGGATGAAG GAGAACGTGATGGGCAGCGTGGAGATGGGCTGCGAGGGGGGCTGGCTCCCCCACCCTGAGGAGCAGCTCTTCCTCGATCAGCTGTACACCTTCATGGAGCGCCACGGCTCGCCCATCCACAAAGTGCCCAACCTCGGCTTCAAAAAGA TCGACCTCTTCCTCATGTACTCTGTGGTCAAACGGCTTGGAGGCTATGAGAAG GTGACATCGGAGCGCCTGTGGAAGGTGGTGTACAACGAGCTGGGCGGCTGCCCGGGCAGCACGAGCGCTGCCACCTGTACCAGGAGACACTACGAGAG GCTGATGCTGCCCTATGAGGAGCATCTCAGAGCAGGAGGGCCAGAACTCAAAGTCCCAGAATCCCCTGCAGCTCCCAAGCCCAGAGGGATCAGGGGGAGGAAGCCACTTCCGAGGGGCCGGAAGCCAAGTGCTAAAGCCAGGGAGAAGAAGATCATCACTCCTCCTCGTGCTCCTGCTGCT CAGGTGGTGAACCCGGACGGCACCGTGGTAGTGAAGAGAGGACGGGGCCGGCCGCCGGGGAAACGCAACAAGGCCACACTGATCGCCCAGGCGAAGCTGCTAGCTCAGCAGCAGGCCAAAGTCAAAGCCGCCGCTTCCCAGCAGCAAAACGCCACTCCAGCAGCCCGAGGCAGCCCAGCTCTGAGCAGCCAGCGCAAG GTGCAGCAGCCTCTCCAGAAAGCCCCGGCGCAGGCCGTCCACCCAGCCCTGCACCCTGCCAACTTGCCCCTCACCCCGGACCTCTCCCCCATGTCCTCACCCTTCCTTCCCTTCCAGCCCAAACCAGGGAAGGAGCAGGAAAGAGGCAGTTCCCTGACTCAGCCTTCATCTCCCGGCGTTCTGCTGTCTGTCCCGCCCAGGCCCTTTGTCGGGGGATCTCTTGGTGGGTTCAGCCCCACCAAGGGCATGTGTCCTTTGGATGTGTTTAGGAGCCGGCTGGGACTCCAAAGAGGCTTGGAAAGCCCAGCGCTCACACCTCAAGACCCGGCCCAGCACCATCCTGCAGTCTACCCGCTCCAGCCCAAAAGCGGAAGTCTGGATACTCCTCTTCCCGGCAGTGaccagcctcagcctcagcctcagcctcatcttctccaccatcaccaccacaggTGCACGGGGTGTAACCTGGATGATGGAGCCCAAAGAGGAGGCAGTCGGGACGGGAAGAACCGGCCTCCTTTGCCCCCTCTTCGTGTCCTCCCTCTGGACCTGGACTGCAGTGTGCAGGTCCGCCAGCTGATGAGGACTCGTCTGGGCTCGGCTCAGTTCCAGTCCTTCACCCGCCGGCTATCTGAAGTGCTGTCCCAGGACCTGAGTGCCAAACCCCCTTGCTCTCCCATCACCCCTCCTCCTGAACAGGCCCTGCCCCTCAATCTCAGCAAGCGCTTCCTGGCTAAAAGACCCCCCTCGGATGACCCAGAACCAAGGGAAACAGCGATGAATGGTGGCAGCGGCCCTCAGCCCTCATCCAAAAGGCCCAGGGACAGCTGCGGGGACCAGGTGAAGGCTGAGGATTTCAGCCTGGGCGGCAGGTCTGGAGGAAGCGGAGGGGGGAGAGCTTTGGAGATGAAGATCCAGGAAGAGCCCGCGGACCTGAGCTCTCCCAGCAGGATCAGGGCCTTCCTGCTGGGACTTCAACCTTTCCATGTCAAGCTGGAGGAGGACCTAAATGGGGCCAGCTTGGTGAAACCCCTTCCTCCACCCTCTGAGGCCACTTCCCAGAGGACTGAGGCAGAGCacggagagagaggtgggaatGTGACGATAGAggtgaagaaagaggaggaaacgaTTAAAACAGAGCATGACGAAAGCGAGAGGAGTGAGAAAGAATCATCGCAGGAGGACAAGCCCCCCAACGAGGAGCCTGCTGCCGTCAAAGCAGAATTTGTCAAAGCTGAAGATGTCAAGATGGAGAGGCAGGATGTTAAGGAGGAGGCGGAGGCCTCGGTGGCCAGCTCCATGGACCAAATTGGGGATCTTGGTGGACAGCAGATGCCCCGTGAGGAGAAAATGGAGTGTGATGTGGAGGCATCTGCTAAGGGGCTGCCAAGCCCCGTCCTGCCCCAGCCCACCgctctggctctggctcagCAAAGCTGA
- the LOC115371841 gene encoding AT-rich interactive domain-containing protein 5B isoform X2, with translation MEHNAIQWLGAPSCLRGGYAFYKSVSSTAQPGGPVQVWKLGEFYYIRCGPQEPACIAEVTLLWEDQTQRHLLASARLYFLPEDTPKGRTREHGEDEVLAVSRKMVVRVEDLVRWSCPEPASWRNTRTNGLHKAALSTNTPDKSSEPLRDKTDNGPVQQQQQQQQGVKVLSYPQYCRFRSLQRRIQDRAGGPGLQDPHLLALGGIRLALPNMRVMYCRDTFSHPTLESNSNFWWQFRCPSLSLRGRPRKRRGRDSKDSPTSSQSDSWIERMKENVMGSVEMGCEGGWLPHPEEQLFLDQLYTFMERHGSPIHKVPNLGFKKIDLFLMYSVVKRLGGYEKVTSERLWKVVYNELGGCPGSTSAATCTRRHYERLMLPYEEHLRAGGPELKVPESPAAPKPRGIRGRKPLPRGRKPSAKAREKKIITPPRAPAAVVNPDGTVVVKRGRGRPPGKRNKATLIAQAKLLAQQQAKVKAAASQQQNATPAARGSPALSSQRKVQQPLQKAPAQAVHPALHPANLPLTPDLSPMSSPFLPFQPKPGKEQERGSSLTQPSSPGVLLSVPPRPFVGGSLGGFSPTKGMCPLDVFRSRLGLQRGLESPALTPQDPAQHHPAVYPLQPKSGSLDTPLPGSDQPQPQPQPHLLHHHHHRCTGCNLDDGAQRGGSRDGKNRPPLPPLRVLPLDLDCSVQVRQLMRTRLGSAQFQSFTRRLSEVLSQDLSAKPPCSPITPPPEQALPLNLSKRFLAKRPPSDDPEPRETAMNGGSGPQPSSKRPRDSCGDQVKAEDFSLGGRSGGSGGGRALEMKIQEEPADLSSPSRIRAFLLGLQPFHVKLEEDLNGASLVKPLPPPSEATSQRTEAEHGERGGNVTIEVKKEEETIKTEHDESERSEKESSQEDKPPNEEPAAVKAEFVKAEDVKMERQDVKEEAEASVASSMDQIGDLGGQQMPREEKMECDVEASAKGLPSPVLPQPTALALAQQS, from the exons GTGACTCTACTATGGGAGGACCAGACACAGCGCCACCTGCTTGCCAGCGCCAGACTGTACTTCCTACCTGAAGACACACCCAAGGGCCGCACTAGGGAGcatggagag GATGAGGTCCTGGCGGTGAGCAGGAAGATGGTGGTGCGGGTTGAGGACCTGGTCAGGTGGTCGTGTCCCGAGCCAGCAAGCTGGAGGAACACTAGGACCAACGGCCTTCACAAAGCTGCGCTCAGCACCAACACACCAGACAAGAGCAGTGAGCCGCTGCGGGACAAGACCGAca ATGGGccggtgcagcagcagcagcagcagcagcagggggtcAAGGTGCTCAGCTACCCGCAGTACTGCCGCTTCCGCTCGCTGCAGAGACGTATCCAGGACAGGGCGGGGGGGCCAGGGCTGCAGGACCCCCACCTGCTGGCCCTGGGCGGCATCAGGTTGGCGCTGCCCAACATGCGCGTGATGTACTGCAGGGACACCTTCAGCCACCCGACGCTGGAGAGCAACAGCAACTTCTGGTGGCAGTTCA gaTGCCCGTCTCTCAGTTTGAGAGGTCGACCTCGCAAGAGGAGAGGCCGTGACAGCAAAGACTCTCCGACCTCCAGCCAGTCAGACTCCTGGATCGAGAGGATGAAG GAGAACGTGATGGGCAGCGTGGAGATGGGCTGCGAGGGGGGCTGGCTCCCCCACCCTGAGGAGCAGCTCTTCCTCGATCAGCTGTACACCTTCATGGAGCGCCACGGCTCGCCCATCCACAAAGTGCCCAACCTCGGCTTCAAAAAGA TCGACCTCTTCCTCATGTACTCTGTGGTCAAACGGCTTGGAGGCTATGAGAAG GTGACATCGGAGCGCCTGTGGAAGGTGGTGTACAACGAGCTGGGCGGCTGCCCGGGCAGCACGAGCGCTGCCACCTGTACCAGGAGACACTACGAGAG GCTGATGCTGCCCTATGAGGAGCATCTCAGAGCAGGAGGGCCAGAACTCAAAGTCCCAGAATCCCCTGCAGCTCCCAAGCCCAGAGGGATCAGGGGGAGGAAGCCACTTCCGAGGGGCCGGAAGCCAAGTGCTAAAGCCAGGGAGAAGAAGATCATCACTCCTCCTCGTGCTCCTGCTGCT GTGGTGAACCCGGACGGCACCGTGGTAGTGAAGAGAGGACGGGGCCGGCCGCCGGGGAAACGCAACAAGGCCACACTGATCGCCCAGGCGAAGCTGCTAGCTCAGCAGCAGGCCAAAGTCAAAGCCGCCGCTTCCCAGCAGCAAAACGCCACTCCAGCAGCCCGAGGCAGCCCAGCTCTGAGCAGCCAGCGCAAG GTGCAGCAGCCTCTCCAGAAAGCCCCGGCGCAGGCCGTCCACCCAGCCCTGCACCCTGCCAACTTGCCCCTCACCCCGGACCTCTCCCCCATGTCCTCACCCTTCCTTCCCTTCCAGCCCAAACCAGGGAAGGAGCAGGAAAGAGGCAGTTCCCTGACTCAGCCTTCATCTCCCGGCGTTCTGCTGTCTGTCCCGCCCAGGCCCTTTGTCGGGGGATCTCTTGGTGGGTTCAGCCCCACCAAGGGCATGTGTCCTTTGGATGTGTTTAGGAGCCGGCTGGGACTCCAAAGAGGCTTGGAAAGCCCAGCGCTCACACCTCAAGACCCGGCCCAGCACCATCCTGCAGTCTACCCGCTCCAGCCCAAAAGCGGAAGTCTGGATACTCCTCTTCCCGGCAGTGaccagcctcagcctcagcctcagcctcatcttctccaccatcaccaccacaggTGCACGGGGTGTAACCTGGATGATGGAGCCCAAAGAGGAGGCAGTCGGGACGGGAAGAACCGGCCTCCTTTGCCCCCTCTTCGTGTCCTCCCTCTGGACCTGGACTGCAGTGTGCAGGTCCGCCAGCTGATGAGGACTCGTCTGGGCTCGGCTCAGTTCCAGTCCTTCACCCGCCGGCTATCTGAAGTGCTGTCCCAGGACCTGAGTGCCAAACCCCCTTGCTCTCCCATCACCCCTCCTCCTGAACAGGCCCTGCCCCTCAATCTCAGCAAGCGCTTCCTGGCTAAAAGACCCCCCTCGGATGACCCAGAACCAAGGGAAACAGCGATGAATGGTGGCAGCGGCCCTCAGCCCTCATCCAAAAGGCCCAGGGACAGCTGCGGGGACCAGGTGAAGGCTGAGGATTTCAGCCTGGGCGGCAGGTCTGGAGGAAGCGGAGGGGGGAGAGCTTTGGAGATGAAGATCCAGGAAGAGCCCGCGGACCTGAGCTCTCCCAGCAGGATCAGGGCCTTCCTGCTGGGACTTCAACCTTTCCATGTCAAGCTGGAGGAGGACCTAAATGGGGCCAGCTTGGTGAAACCCCTTCCTCCACCCTCTGAGGCCACTTCCCAGAGGACTGAGGCAGAGCacggagagagaggtgggaatGTGACGATAGAggtgaagaaagaggaggaaacgaTTAAAACAGAGCATGACGAAAGCGAGAGGAGTGAGAAAGAATCATCGCAGGAGGACAAGCCCCCCAACGAGGAGCCTGCTGCCGTCAAAGCAGAATTTGTCAAAGCTGAAGATGTCAAGATGGAGAGGCAGGATGTTAAGGAGGAGGCGGAGGCCTCGGTGGCCAGCTCCATGGACCAAATTGGGGATCTTGGTGGACAGCAGATGCCCCGTGAGGAGAAAATGGAGTGTGATGTGGAGGCATCTGCTAAGGGGCTGCCAAGCCCCGTCCTGCCCCAGCCCACCgctctggctctggctcagCAAAGCTGA